One window from the genome of Malus domestica chromosome 01, GDT2T_hap1 encodes:
- the LOC139190515 gene encoding uncharacterized protein: MDTSRLINGSCGDSGVDLQGESQSDNPPANNLYRPKVHVDVLGREFSSCDNAYKFYVDYGRKSGFNVRKHHQTKNKMNLVSRVSYCCSKEGYRQKDKRREVVTYSQPISRVGCRAHMTCLLQKNGKFRVVSFEEGHNHDLIATPMKHMLKINRSMSEAQKAHANDAENVGLPIKATVDLMSIEVGGRDNLGFLDKDYRNYIHSKRKTKMKKGDVGVILQYFQKMHSENSSYFYAMQVDDDDMITNIFWADARSVSDYNLFGDVVCFDTTYLTNEYGRPFAPFVGVNHHKQTVVFGAALLYDETTTSFRIHKVDKSETSTEYIVFCASKRQEHLVKFEASTQIVNCSCMKFSFVGILCGHAIKVLDKKNVKKISSHYILNRWTRAAKARSMKDYHGVGAHDNPKESMVKRYSHLRCNFREIASLAAEHDKLTEYAHHRSIEMLKGLEEIKKSLGEKDCTSGVQNLKGKVDSTGKEHVEIMVEPNNCETIVCGVKRKATVGRPCGRLKNPLEQKKSKSTSKSKKTPARRQIAMEEFTCTGESSTLQGVGHEAHLFDSLPQGYVNVGTGSKQHFQATQGIQCTNDLPRGTKISFLTSGSLDEITCWQQNVSFTQLLNYRKLK, from the exons ATGGATACTTCACGTTTAATCAATGGGTCATGTGGTGATTCTGGAGTTGATTTACAAGGTGAGTCTCAATCTGATAATCCACCTGCGAATAATCTATATAGACCGAAAGTTCATGTAGATGTACTGGGAAGGGAATTTAGTTCGTGTGATAATGCATATAAGTTTTATGTAGATTATGGTAGAAAAAGTGGTTTCAATGTACGGAAACATCACCAGACAAAAAACAAGATGAATTTGGTGTCACGAGTAAGTTATTGTTGCTCAAAAGAAGGTTACCGACAAAAAGACAAACGGCGTGAAGTTGTAACTTATTCGCAACCAATTTCAAGAGTTGGTTGCCGAGCACATATGACTTGTCTACTTCAGAAGAACGGAAAATTTAGGGTTGTGTCGTTTGAGGAAGGTCATAATCATGATTTGATTGCAACACCAATGAAGCATATGCTTAAGATCAATAGAAGTATGTCTGAGGCTCAAAAAGCACACGCTAATGATGCAGAAAATGTAGGATTACCTATTAAAGCAACTGTGGACCTAATGAGCATAGAAGTTGGAGGTCGTGACAATCTTGGCTTTTTGGATAAAGATTATAGGAATTATATACATAGCAAGCGAAAGACTAAAATGAAAAAGGGAGATGTTGGTGTTATATTGCAGTATTTCCAAAAAATGCACTCGGAAAACTCTTCCTATTTTTATGCGATGCaagttgatgatgatgatatgatCACAAATATATTTTGGGCTGATGCACGTTCAGTAAGTGATTATAATCTATTTGGTGATGTTGTGTGCTTTGATACCACTTATCTAACCAACGAATATGGTCGACCATTTGCACCATTTGTTGGAGTTAACCATCATAAGCAAACTGTAGTGTTTGGTGCAGCTTTGTTGTATGATGAAACTACAACTTCTTTTCG TATTCACAAAGTTGATAAGTCCGAGACGAGTACGGAGTACATAGTATTTTGTGCTAGTAAACGTCAAGAACACTTGGTTaaatttgaagcttcaacacaaatAGTTAATTGTAGCTGTATGAAATTCTCTTTTGTTGGGATTTTATGTGGTCATGCAATCAAAGTGCTTGATAAGAAGAATGTGAAAAAAATCTCATCCCATTACATATTAAATCGATGGACAAGAGCGGCAAAGGCTAGAAGTATGAAAGATTACCATGGAGTGGGTGCTCATGATAATCCTAAAGAGTCCATGGTAAAGCGTTATAGCCATTTGCGTTGCAATTTTCGTGAAATTGCTTCCTTAGCTGCAGAACATGACAAGTTAACTGAGTACGCACATCATCGTTCAATTGAGATGCTTAAAGGCTTggaagaaataaagaaaagCCTTGGTGAAAAAGATTGCACAAGTGgtgttcaaaatttgaaaggCAAGGTTGATTCAACTGGTAAAGAACATGTTGAGATAATGGTTGAGCCTAATAATTGTGAAACAATTGTTTGTGGAGTTAAGAGAAAAGCTACAGTTGGACGTCCATGCGGTCGACTGAAGAACCCGCTTGAACAAAAAAAGTCTAAGTCGACATCGAAGAGTAAAAAAACTCCTGCAAGACGACAAATAGCTATGGAG GAATTTACTTGCACAGGTGAAAGTTCAACACTCCAGGGTGTAGGACATGAGGCTCATTTATTTGATAGCTTGCCTCAA GGATATGTCAATGTTGGTACTGGTTCAAAACAACATTTTCAAGCTACACAGGGAATTCAGTGCACCAAT GATTTACCGAGGGGAACCAAGATTTCATTTTTAACTTCTGGAAGTTTGGACGAGATTACATGTTGGCAACAAAATGTCTCTTTCACTCAACTGCTTAAT TATAGAAAGTTGAAGTAG